The Candidatus Eisenbacteria bacterium genomic interval TCATTCTCGTAAAGTCTGCAGGAAGCATAGAGCTCCAGGGGAATTCCACGATATACGGAGGCCTGCTCTGTGAGTCAGGGCCGGCTGGATTCGGATTCAGGTCCCAAGGGAGCATGAGTCTCTATTACAGTTCCTCGTCGCTTGAGACTGCCCGTTCAAAACTTGACATAAACTACTTTAAGCCTTACGCATGGTACGAGTAGGACAGGCAGGCCCCGTCACAGGGCAGCCGGGGCTCTAGGCATGTCCTCTCTTTGGCAGGGATGGTTTTCCTAATGGGAGGAACTGTGGAGGCAAAAGAAATCCTTTCCAAGCTGGCCGCTAAACTCCCCAAAGGGGTCGGCGGAGTTGACAAGCAGAACCTCGTGGCGAAAATCCTGGGGGAAACACCGGCTTCTGATGTGGCAGCCCTTAGAGAAACCCTCAACTCCCTCCTCTTCAAGATGGAGGCAAACAAAGCTTCCGACATAGACCTCGGAGGGCACGGGTGCAAAGGGTCTGTTTGGTACAGGATATTCGGTGAGAAGAAACCGGATACCTCGCTGGGCACCTTGACCCCGGATGAATCGGATTTTCTTCTTCAATCCATCCTCACGGAAAGCCAGAGAGAACACCTCTGCAGGGAGAGGAATCTGGATTTCTCTTTTGTGGCCGCCGATGCCAAGACGAGTTTCAGGTTCAGGGGAGACATGTACTTTGACCTGGATTCTCTTGCCCTTAACATGAGAATCATTGCAAATGCAATAAGACCTTTCACTGACCTTGAGCTTCACCCCAACATAGCGCGTGCTCTTGCGATCAAGTTCGACAAGCATGGATTGATTCTTGTTACCGGTCTTACCGGTGCCGGCAAGAGTACGACACTTGACAGCATTATCGACCTGAACAACCAGACTTCTACCGGACATATTGTAATAATAGGGTCCCCTATCGAGACAGTTCATCAGCCGAGCAATTGTATCGTCAGGCATCGGGAGGTTGGAA includes:
- a CDS encoding ATPase, T2SS/T4P/T4SS family; this encodes MGGTVEAKEILSKLAAKLPKGVGGVDKQNLVAKILGETPASDVAALRETLNSLLFKMEANKASDIDLGGHGCKGSVWYRIFGEKKPDTSLGTLTPDESDFLLQSILTESQREHLCRERNLDFSFVAADAKTSFRFRGDMYFDLDSLALNMRIIANAIRPFTDLELHPNIARALAIKFDKHGLILVTGLTGAGKSTTLDSIIDLNNQTSTGHIVIIGSPIETVHQPSNCIVRHREVGKDVLSFKEGAIQALRQDPNIVVVGEMRDPETILTVLEITDSGHKVFSTLHTASAVESIDRIIGECAVEEQNRVRERLADTLKCVLSQKLVPTVDGKRVLAKEVMLMTSSIRAAIKNNNSGEIFQMIFESADQGMTTLEQDLKRLFAKGRISREEAMNYANNKKRLDEILKE